In Campylobacter vicugnae, a genomic segment contains:
- a CDS encoding succinate CoA transferase, whose product MIDNTINDTSRIKDARYLAKLIKADEAAALIPHKAQVGFSGFVGAGSPLYVPMAIAQRAQALHEAGSEYKISVYSGASTDVDLDGALAKANCVEFRTPFNTDPNMRGLINSGEARYLDVHLSSLAWQVECGYFGDMDFAVIEISGITEDGKLIPTTSVGNNQAWLNAAKKVILELNINQPKELEGFHDIYVQAKPPFREPIPIKTARDRIGSPYMSVDFDKVVGVVLSSTDDRLNSFTPLDEVSIAIGDNVAKFFAAEEAVGRLPKGKLLPLQSGIGNVANAVLAALSKAGYKGLECYSEVIQDGMLDLVKDGTVDLASASALSLSPAAVEEFRNNVDFYKEHIILRPQEISNSPELVRRLGVVAMNGMLEADIYGNINSTNVMGTQMMNGIGGSGDFARNGYLSLFLTPSVAKGGAISAIVPFVSHVDHTEHDTMVVVTEYGYADLRGCSPRERAQKMIAIAHPDYRDMLQDYFDRACAQSKPGHTPHILSEALSWHDRFNKTGSMKK is encoded by the coding sequence ATGATTGACAATACAATAAATGATACTAGCCGTATCAAAGATGCAAGATATCTAGCTAAGCTTATAAAAGCTGATGAGGCTGCAGCACTTATCCCGCATAAAGCTCAAGTAGGATTTAGTGGATTTGTTGGTGCTGGAAGCCCTTTATATGTTCCAATGGCAATCGCTCAAAGAGCTCAAGCGTTACATGAAGCTGGTAGCGAGTATAAAATTAGCGTATATTCTGGTGCTAGTACCGATGTGGATCTAGATGGTGCGTTAGCTAAGGCTAATTGTGTTGAGTTTAGAACCCCATTTAATACAGACCCTAATATGAGAGGTCTTATAAACTCAGGTGAGGCTAGATATCTTGATGTGCATCTATCTTCTCTTGCATGGCAAGTAGAGTGTGGATATTTTGGTGATATGGATTTTGCAGTAATTGAAATTTCAGGTATTACTGAAGATGGCAAGTTAATACCTACTACATCAGTAGGTAATAATCAAGCATGGCTAAATGCTGCTAAAAAAGTAATCTTAGAGTTAAATATCAATCAGCCAAAAGAGCTTGAGGGATTCCATGATATATATGTTCAAGCTAAGCCTCCATTCCGTGAGCCAATTCCTATTAAAACAGCAAGAGATCGCATTGGTAGCCCATATATGAGTGTGGATTTTGATAAGGTTGTAGGTGTAGTTTTAAGCTCAACTGATGATAGATTAAATAGCTTTACTCCACTTGATGAGGTATCTATAGCAATCGGTGATAATGTGGCTAAATTTTTTGCTGCAGAAGAGGCTGTTGGCAGATTACCAAAAGGCAAACTTTTACCACTTCAAAGCGGTATTGGTAATGTAGCAAATGCAGTTTTAGCTGCTCTAAGTAAAGCTGGATATAAAGGCTTAGAGTGCTACTCAGAAGTTATTCAAGATGGTATGCTAGATTTAGTTAAAGATGGAACAGTAGATCTTGCCTCAGCGTCAGCTCTATCACTTAGCCCAGCAGCAGTAGAGGAATTTAGAAATAATGTTGATTTTTATAAAGAGCATATAATTCTTCGCCCACAAGAGATCTCAAATAGCCCAGAATTGGTAAGACGCCTTGGTGTAGTAGCAATGAATGGTATGCTAGAAGCTGATATATATGGCAATATCAACTCTACAAATGTTATGGGTACACAGATGATGAATGGTATAGGTGGTAGCGGTGACTTTGCTAGAAATGGATATTTATCACTATTTTTAACTCCATCAGTAGCAAAAGGTGGAGCTATTTCAGCTATTGTGCCATTTGTTAGCCATGTAGATCATACTGAGCACGATACTATGGTAGTTGTAACAGAGTATGGATATGCTGATCTTAGAGGTTGTAGTCCTAGGGAAAGAGCGCAAAAGATGATAGCTATCGCTCATCCTGATTATAGAGATATGTTGCAAGACTATTTTGATAGGGCATGCGCTCAGTCAAAACCTGGCCATACTCCACACATACTAAGCGAAGCATTGAGTTGGCATGATAGATTTAATAAAACAGGAAGTATGAAAAAATAA
- a CDS encoding GGDEF domain-containing protein: protein MNLIKDNLSFNFKFILTLFLFVALLYSVLFYLINIKILSIISFLGLFIYAISIKSIDENNYDRAFLLSHLHIVISAVLATIILGWDYGFYLIIIAIASTTYLNIFKKRIITYLLAGFDFIIFVFVYLISNVYFPKSAGDFAQIFYLSNLGFLLFLFVIIFKIYSIVNQINIKDLHKHKHELKTASQTDHLTGLINKRALNTILAKKSNKKITMAMCDIDNFKSINDKFGHNIGDEVLKTLAKIFTENTNKSDIVCRWGGEEFVIVATNTSHTNFINQIQNIRFIINQTPVKISSDQSIHFTVTFGISDSGTDPNKLTEQADKRLYKGKHSVKNCIITK from the coding sequence ATGAACCTAATCAAAGATAATCTATCATTTAATTTTAAATTTATCTTAACCCTATTTTTGTTTGTTGCACTTTTATACTCTGTATTATTTTATCTTATTAATATAAAGATTTTGTCTATTATATCGTTTTTAGGTCTATTTATCTATGCAATTTCAATTAAATCAATAGATGAGAATAATTATGATAGAGCATTTTTGCTATCGCATTTACATATTGTAATCTCAGCAGTTCTTGCAACTATTATTCTTGGGTGGGATTATGGATTTTATCTTATCATTATAGCCATAGCATCAACTACATATCTAAATATATTTAAAAAACGCATTATCACCTATCTTTTGGCTGGATTTGATTTTATTATTTTTGTCTTTGTTTATCTAATTTCTAATGTTTATTTTCCTAAATCAGCCGGAGATTTTGCACAGATATTTTATCTGAGCAATCTTGGATTTTTGTTGTTTTTATTTGTTATAATATTTAAGATTTATAGCATTGTAAATCAGATAAATATCAAAGATCTTCATAAACATAAACATGAATTAAAAACTGCTTCGCAGACTGATCATCTAACTGGGCTTATAAATAAACGCGCACTAAATACCATACTAGCCAAAAAATCCAATAAAAAAATTACAATGGCTATGTGCGATATAGATAATTTTAAGAGTATAAATGATAAATTTGGTCATAATATCGGCGATGAAGTATTAAAAACTCTAGCAAAAATATTTACTGAAAATACAAATAAATCTGATATTGTTTGCCGTTGGGGTGGAGAGGAGTTTGTAATAGTAGCTACTAATACTAGCCATACAAACTTTATAAATCAAATTCAAAATATAAGATTTATTATCAATCAAACTCCAGTAAAAATTTCAAGCGATCAATCAATTCATTTTACTGTAACTTTTGGTATATCTGATAGTGGAACAGATCCAAATAAACTTACAGAACAAGCAGATAAAAGATTATATAAAGGCAAGCATAGTGTAAAAAACTGTATAATTACAAAATAG